The following nucleotide sequence is from Penicillium digitatum chromosome 5, complete sequence.
acggagaaactcgggtgctctcggagtaatgagagtttgaagtgaattcggccagcgggagccattcagaccagtcgtcctgtaagtaggacacatacgctcggaggtattgttccagtacggcgttcgcgcgttcagtctggccatcagtttccgggtgataagcggttgacagcaggttggtgattcgcaggcactttgtcaggtgtttccagaattgggccacgaactggggtcctcggtcagatacaacggtattcggcaggccgtgcagtttccatacatgacgggtgtacaggcgggcgacttcttcagcgttgcaggttcccttgcagtatatgaagtgcttcatcttggtcagacggtctaccacgactaggatggcgtcgtaaccgtagctcaggggcaggtgcgtgatgaagtccatgctgatatcttgccaggctctctcaggtacgggcagttgtctcaggatcccttgacggacttctcgggcgggggtgatacggcggcaggtatggcagttcttggtccagtcgctcacgtactggtatactctaggccagtagtattctcgggacagcagttcataggtcttcgaccggccagggtgtcccacggtgggcttgtcatgacacaggcgcagtatttcagctttcagttcatcgttgtcagggacgtacaagcggttccggtagtagaggtagttgcctcttcgttcgcagtcggcaagtgtaatctcagggtgacggctagcgttcttgtctaacgcttccaggatagattgtactactttatcttggttgtaggcttccagcagtaaatccttgatcgtagatggtggttcgggcaggttgttctcgatgaatcggactcttgtttcaggagcagcggtgatgggcggatcggcaatgtcgggcggaacggtgataataggcgggacttcagcggtagcaggcggttcttctggcaggtctggcagttcaggtggagtggttgtagtgactccgtttctctgtcgtgttgtgacgtttatctgtaggttttctttcttcagaacagtctggctctgatgcgctaagcgctcatccccctctttagggatatcctctgacctcctggtcagggcgtcgggctttgcaccttgttttccgggacggtacgtgatcttgaagttaaaccgggacaggaattcagaccatcgggcttggcggcggttcaggagtttcgttgtcgtgaaatattccagattgcggtggtcagttatgaccttcacgggcgagggtgtgccctccagttcgggacgccactcttcgaagcagcggattatggctagcagttctttatcgtatatctcatagttacactcggcggcggagtgttttttcgagaaaaatgcgatagggtgcagtattccagcgtcatcgtactgagacagtacaccggcagagacaaaatcatacgcgtctgtttccaggactatctccttggaccagtcaaacgctttcagaaccggggcaggTGTAAACGctttcttcaaggcttcgaagctcagctggcagacaggtgtccattcgaaacggacgtctttcttcgtgagtctcacgagcggggcgatgactttcgagaagtctctgataaagcggcggtagaagttgccgaaaccaataaaggcttgcacatcagtcagacaggtcggtgttttccagttcacgatcgtttcgatcttgtcggggtccatacggatcggataccatcttcaccgatgataataccaaggaacttcgtctcggacacacagaattcgcatttcgatagttttgcgaacaggcctgcctctcggaggcgctggaggacttttcgtacatgttctatgtgttccgcacgcgtgcggctgtaaatcaggatatcgtccaggtaagcagtacagaaacagtccaggtactcccgtaacgtgtcgttgataaatcgttggaaggatgcgggggctccagttaaaccaaatggcatcaccaatgattcgaacagtcctaatctcgtacggaaggcagtcaggtattcttgtcccttcgcaattcgcagattgttgaaggcggagatgatatcaatcttcgtaaagaacttcatccctttcaggttattcagggtttccttggtcagcggcaacgggtaacggtccttaacagtgattgcgttcagtgcacggtaatccacgcagaagcggagacctccgccgggtttcttcacgaacagaacaggcgaggcagcgggcgaggagctgggctgaatgaaccctttcctcaggttatcttcgatccagtctttcaggacctcgagctcatttcgggacatgggatagaggggcccaaaaggtaagggtttgtcctcttgtaagaccatcttgtggtcgtatgatcggtggggtggcaagcgctcggcttccttgggtgagaaaacttcggcgaagtctctaaactcttcaggcagtgcagacacggggtcaggttcagtgtcggtcttggggttcagtgcagtctcgatgtccgcggttgtaattgcgaacatgctgtatttctttcttgcatacgcagcacacgcagctatCGATACGGCTGCTATGTCTCGTTTCacgagaccagttggtcgtgcaggcaggttcctcggacgggactttacaggtatcTCGTGGAGCGCCTGGGTCTTCGCGCTCCGCAAGGGTATGTTGCAGTTCCTTCGGCAGTAGTCGCTGTTAAATTCAATGCTGTGTTCAGCGAAACGGACATAGGGGTCGTGTACTTTCAGCCACGGAAGGCCTAACACGATCGGGTAGTGTGCCAACTGGGTGGCCAGGAAAcaggctttcttctctcggtGATCGCTGATGCGGATGTGCATTTGGACATAGTGGGTGATCGGCCCAcactcagcttcttgtccatCGAATCCTTCCAGTTGGATAGGTTTCGTCAGTGGTATGAGGGTAAGACCATTCTCTCGAGCCCATTCTTGGTCGACGAATCTCTTCCCCTCAGCTCCAGAATCTAGCATAGCATAGCTCGGaaactcttcttcttttcggtACAGTGTAACAGGTAGTATCATCAGATCAGAACGGCGGGTCTCCTCTTCGACGGAGAGGCCGTTCATAGCGGCGGCGGATAGACGGATAACGCGCGGTTGCAGGGCCTGGTCGCGGCTTAGGCCAGGCTGACTCCTTTTAACGAGTCTTCCAGAGATAACGAGCGGGGACGGGTAAAGCGGCCGCAGGGGCTGCTGATCGGAGAGGGCGAACGGGGGAGGATATTCATTTGGCGAGCCGCTAGCGGGCGCTTATCGGCTTGCGGGCAGTCTCGGACGAAGTGCTCCTTCGAGCCACAGCGGAAGCAGGCATTTTGTTCGTAACGAGACGATGGCTGACGGTACGGGGAGAATCGTCGGCGGGTGGTGGACAGGTCCATAGCGTCAGGGTTCACAGGcggggtggtagcggtctgctcaggaccgggtctaccagagttcagttcgggggctttcggggcggttcagacattttcagacagtcaactcctaggggtgggagctacgtagtgtcagggtgcgggctggcaggacggtatgataggagatgactggtaggaacaggtcataacagatcagattcccattgacaggtacaggcaggggcaggctattatacaagacgtagctcgaagagctacaacaggatctagaactgaagttcagataatgtgctcccgagaggattgcagggttgcatactctcggcgcctgaggccgctactcagcggcgctcggaccaagcaattggtcacaggaaaaaggggtttcatgttggataagcgagagcttggcatgttatgtaataactctacattataactggtgtttagcactatccaatagaaaccatgcgatccttacagaatctcaataaaacaggtcggagatcacgtgccgtgatcttcctctaactaagcatcacggttcgcaccgtgacagatTCGAACTAGATCACCTACTTTCTATTATATCTTACTAAGGTGCTACTAAAGCAGAAGTAGTGAGTGTTTCGGGAGCTACTTAGTATACGTGAAATTCGCGATAAAATTATCCGAGAAAGCGATAGAAGAAGCAGTTCTAaagctctgaatagcttcaaaaactagGGGGTATATCGAGATgttgttacggacctacccgtcaccaatcagtggtgacccaccgggtacacagatgggccaccgagagccaatcaagcaaccacgtgatcacaggaggagtatatccctgcacggggtaggatatactcagaggggtcgatctaccccggggtgtaggatataccccaggagcactggcgaccccaggaagcgaaggatatataaggacactctctcatgtacttagtttagttcttcgtcttcaatcctacattgttacttgtgtttacctttggaaccacgttgactcattaactatattatcacttgacaacacctacgagcagaccaatactgcggtatagatctactcggcgctctacctggcatcgttcctcgataccctcaaaaggacttaggctggaataagactgtgcgcagcaacagctcggttgagaggcagatcgacGATCtgagatcgttgacgttggaggatcagcacaggcaagtataatcagggaagctccaacataactgtgaccagttaggcagtgcgtaacagATGTGAGGTGTCACCTACGTAAAAGGACTAGGATGTCTCAATGATACCACCCTAAGACAGACAAATTGTATACATCGTTTAGTCAGCCTTGTCCGCATAGATTGTTTAAAAAGGCGCGGATCTTGTCATTCTTCAGTTAGAGAATTTAGAGTATTTTTCATACCACTTCCATTGAACCCAACGATCTCAGTCAAAATACGttactaggagcaaacatggaagtcatgtgactccAACAAGGATCTTAGCTGACTGCTAGCTTTGTACACGCTATTTACAGGAAGATCACGCAACATACCTTGAACAGCCGGCGGTTTGATTGGTTTAAGGAAGAGGGGCTTCGCGAGTGAAGAACCTGAGACATTGATCCTCTACACTGTGACTGTACGTATCGAATGATTTGGAGAGGGTCTGGATCTTCAAGTACTAACGAGACCAATTCAGGTATCGCGCAAACGTGGAGTCGACGCGTTGTATCCATCCTGAAAGTTTGCCTGAAAGATCAAACGGGTTTATGCCTTAGGCATTGAAGTGAGTCACGGGGTGAGTAGGTTGGGTAAGCTGCATCCTGGTGCGTAATCCCCTTTGTTCCCCTGTCTCAGATTGCAGGCTCCTTGCTGTATTTGCCTCGAATTTGTTTTAATCAATAGTCTGATAAAACTGCTTTTGACAAGGCATGGAAGAAACAATCGCCGAGCTACGGCGTCAGCTTGAGGAGGAGAGACAGGCGCGAGAAGAGGCGGAGAGACGCCAGGGAGAGGAGAGACAGGCGCGAGAAGAGGCGGAGAGACGccagggagaggcggaaCGACATGTGCAGTCCAACACACTATTCACCCTTCTCGATCGCTGCCACAACTATCTGTCTCAAGCGATCAGAGTCGAGACGGATGCAACCCTCACGACTCAGGGCGATGCGACCAACCCGGTGAACAGACTTTACCCCAAGCGCATAGTCCCTTGGCTTGATTTCCCTCAGCTCCAGGAGCAAGTCTGGAGGAAACTCGACCGCACGGCTGCCTTAACCTCGCGCCCTCTCTTCCCTTCTGATACCCAAATCGATTATGTCTTTGCGAATATCCAGAACAGACCGATTTATTCGGAGGCGTCCCTTCGAAATTTCGAGCGAGACACGGTGGATAATTTTGTTGAAATGGTTATCAAGGCGTTGCGAGATGATGAAGTCTTTCGACATGAGTTTGGAATCCAAGGTCAAGTCACCTTTTACGACCGCATGAACCTATCGGAAACTTCGCTACAGAACAGCTTAGAGCAAATGAATCTTCAGGACGTGCGAACACCCCAACGATTCGCGAACACTAGGCCTGGGAGACGCagaggaaggggaagaggagcGATACAGGGAAACAATAGGGATGGCACTACACGAAGACGTAATCGTCGTGCCGACCAGTTCTGCGTGCACCTTATGGCTGATGAACGACAAATACCAATATATGCGGTGGAGTTCAAAGCGCCGCATAAGGTGACAATCCCCGAATTGGTGGCGGGTCTACACCAGATAAATCTAGCTCGCGATGTCATTAACCAGGAAGGCGATACGTTTGAGTTTCATGCCacctacctcgtcgccgcTGTGGTCACTCAGATATTCTCATACATGATCGATATTGGGGTTCAATACGGCTATATCTGCacaggagaagcttttgtttttctctatATCCCGGAGGATGATCCCACAGTTGTTCAATATTTTTTGTGTATCCCAAACCAGGACGTGCAGGCGGACGATGAACTACGCCTCCACCGGACCGCTATCGGCCAGGTGCTTGCATTCACCCTTCAAGCGCTAGCCGCCAAAGCTCCGTCtcaagaatggcatgatgcgGCATACGATAAGCTAGAGACCTGGGATGTCGAATACCTAGATGTGTTGAGAAAAATCCCCGAGACTCTCCGTAAAGACCCGCGAGCCTCCAATTATCGACCATCGCACTGGAAACTAGAGCCGAAGACGCACAATACACGATCCCGTGCTCGCTGCAAACCAGATATCTCTACTCCAAAGCATTCGTCGACCGAAGGCAGCGGTAGTGATGAAGAATCGCACTCGCCATCTATCGCTGCAGCGGCTCGTAGCGGGTCGAGCCGTGGCCGAGGCAATAACCGCCAATCAACTAAGGAAAGCGAAAGCAAACGAGCCGGTCAGAATAATAAACAGACCTCTCGAAAAGATGGGCAATCTACACGACCCTACTGCACAATTGCCTGTATCCGCGGCATCGTTAACCGAGAACCTCTGGATCAAGAATGCCCTAACTGGAAACTCCACGGCGGCCAGAGACACTCTATAGGACCGCAGGAGTTCACACGCCGGCTTCACCGCCAACTTAcccaaaaccgaaaccatggGTTTGAACAGCTTCACGTCTGTGGTCGGACAGGTTACCTCGTCAAAGCTACCCTTCTATCACACGGGTACACTGTGGTCATTAAAGCTACCACAATGGAGAAGCAGCATCGCCTTCAAGCGGAGGCGAACAATTATCGTCACCTCAGGAGCTtacaaggaaatcaaatccCCGTCTGTCTTGGCACATTTACGCCACAAGTCTTATATTGGTACCATGGCGAATTAATGGCGCAGATGATGATACTGAGCTGGTCTGGAAAACGGCTTCAGTATATTATCAACGATGAGAATTCCAGATTCTTTCACCAGGAGCGCGACAAAGCTCTGACCGTGCTCCGGTCGCATGGAGTTATCCACGGCGACAGTGAGTGGCGCAATATACTGTGGGATGACCTAGGTGCTCGCTTGTTTGTTATTGACCTGGAGGAAGTGAAATGGTTGAAGTGCCCTCGGGCTCTTGAACCAACCTTTGGCAACATGCGGCATAGCCATCGCGTCGGGGTGGggaaaagtagaaaaaagcTCTTGTCCAGCTCAACTGCTGTCTGCTCATGACGGCCCTCAGACCCATAGACCACTGCGTTAGTTAACGTTACGTCTACACCTTAGATCAGTCGTGATACGTGGGGGAAGGGAGTACAGCGTTAAAGTCACAAATCGAACAAGCAATTCAAAGCCCTCGGGATAATATATAAAGACcttatgtcacggtgcgaaccgtgatgcttagttagaggaagatcacggcacgtgatctccgacctgtttgtctgaacttcagttctagatcctgttgtagctcttggagctacgtcttgtataatagcctgcccctgcctgtacctgtcaatgggaatctgatctgttatgacctgttcctaccagtcatctcctatcataccgtcctgccagcccgcaccctgacactacgtagctcccacctagtcttccgcacgacccagtaaaacccagacccaacccagacccaacccagtctgggttgggttttgggtcgaacccttcgacccagtaatgggtctgggtcggagggttcgacccagtactgggtctggggccccaaactgggttacaaactaaacaaacatgctaaggattctaaatgtataacttatgcatttattcgcggtaattttgagtatttgctttacttgattatatctaattttatttgtaaaaagggtaaaagagatgcgtataattgaggattctttgtcaagcaagctaatggtattcaaataaatcatcttccctgcttttacgttttctccctgatgctcgtgtctgtgtacaggttggtggtaatgatggcgagcaaggacgaccatattcacttgtaggtaagggcctctcctccggtatatcctctggtctatcctcaattacaacctcaattgcatcccctggtttatcttccagttcatcctcctgctcctctgtatcactaattggatcaacctcaatctcactgagcttctcttccctctcctcttttgccgcctcaagctcatcctgggagaaaaatttctcaagaagtgttgcttcctgctcctccatatcaaatttcgttgtacaaagaaacatcattaatgcctcgacagtctcactcttcattctaccacgacgatagtgacaaatatctcgagcggtattaaagaggcgttcaactcctgcgccagttgctggaaatgagagtgtatctcgcgcaagggcagcaatggccggaaagcgagcctggtgctctttccagaaagtaagcggcctaacagaaacagtatctatatatatattagtattattatcacacatactctttgtatttacttaccgctgtcaagatattgactgatttcatcagtaatggctcgtggttgtatatcccttccatcaagcatctcctctagccttgagcttggatgggctatcgttagagagctttgtagatcacgactgcttattctaacttgtgcttgatatggaacaagggcttgttcaaaagcaagtcgataggtatctcgccatttctgatcccaatcactggagaggaagaatttgaatttgttcaccggtgcaagcattgtactgattgcatagatattccctcgaagatcatcagcttgggagtaatactcatcaagcttagaccgaccagcttcaagggcctctagcatctgttttttccatgggacacgctttcggcgtagctgtgcctgtgatcgctcaagatga
It contains:
- a CDS encoding HAT dimerization, translated to MLDGRDIQPRAITDEISQYLDSDTVSDELEAAKEEREEKLSEIEVDPISDTEEQEDELEDKPGDAIEVVIEDRPEDIPEERPLPTSEYGRPCSPSLPPTCTQTRASGRKRKSREDDLFEYH
- a CDS encoding Protein kinase-like domain yields the protein MEETIAELRRQLEEERQAREEAERRQGEERQAREEAERRQGEAERHVQSNTLFTLLDRCHNYLSQAIRVETDATLTTQGDATNPVNRLYPKRIVPWLDFPQLQEQVWRKLDRTAALTSRPLFPSDTQIDYVFANIQNRPIYSEASLRNFERDTVDNFVEMVIKALRDDEVFRHEFGIQGQVTFYDRMNLSETSLQNSLEQMNLQDVRTPQRFANTRPGRRRGRGRGAIQGNNRDGTTRRRNRRADQFCVHLMADERQIPIYAVEFKAPHKVTIPELVAGLHQINLARDVINQEGDTFEFHATYLVAAVVTQIFSYMIDIGVQYGYICTGEAFVFLYIPEDDPTVVQYFLCIPNQDVQADDELRLHRTAIGQVLAFTLQALAAKAPSQEWHDAAYDKLETWDVEYLDVLRKIPETLRKDPRASNYRPSHWKLEPKTHNTRSRARCKPDISTPKHSSTEGSGSDEESHSPSIAAAARSGSSRGRGNNRQSTKESESKRAGQNNKQTSRKDGQSTRPYCTIACIRGIVNREPLDQECPNWKLHGGQRHSIGPQEFTRRLHRQLTQNRNHGFEQLHVCGRTGYLVKATLLSHGYTVVIKATTMEKQHRLQAEANNYRHLRSLQGNQIPVCLGTFTPQVLYWYHGELMAQMMILSWSGKRLQYIINDENSRFFHQERDKALTVLRSHGVIHGDSEWRNILWDDLGARLFVIDLEEVKWLKCPRALEPTFGNMRHSHRVGVGKSRKKLLSSSTAVCS